Proteins from a genomic interval of Diospyros lotus cultivar Yz01 chromosome 6, ASM1463336v1, whole genome shotgun sequence:
- the LOC127803925 gene encoding hypersensitive-induced response protein 1: MGQAFGCVQVDQSTVAVKEHFGKFEDVLEPGCHCLPWCFGYQLAGELSLRVQQLDVRCETKTKDNVFVTVVASIQYRALAEKASDAFYKLSNTKEQIQAYVFDVIRASVPKLDLDSAFEQKNDIAKAVEEELEKAMSAYGYEIVQTLIVDIEPDAHVKRAMNEINAASRMRVAANEKAEAEKILQIKRAEGEAESKYLSGLGIARQRQAIVDGLRDSVLAFSENVPGTTAKDVLDMVLVTQYFDTMKEIGATSKSSAVFIPHGPGAVRDISSQIREGLLQAGSVEH, encoded by the exons ATGGGTCAAGCCTTTGGTTGTGTTCAAGTGGATCAGTCTACAGTTGCTGTCAAGGAGCATTTTGGGAAGTTTGAGGATGTGCTTGAACCTGGATGTCACTGCTTACCGTGGTGTTTTGGGTACCAGTTAGCTGGAGAATTATCATTACGAGTGCAACAGCTTGATGTTCGTTGTGAAACAAAAACTAAG GATAATGTCTTTGTGACTGTGGTTGCATCCATTCAGTACCGTGCCTTGGCCGAAAAAGCATCTGATGCATTCTACAAGCTTTCCAACACAAAGGAACAAATCCAAGCCTATGTTTTTGATG TTATTAGGGCAAGTGTACCCAAGTTGGATTTGGATTCTGCTTTTGAGCAGAAGAATGATATAGCAAAAGCTGTGGAGGAAGAACTTGAAAAG GCCATGTCAGCCTACGGGTATGAAATAGTCCAGACCCTTATTGTGGATATTGAACCAGATGCTCATGTCAAGAGGGCAATGAATGAGATAAATGCAG CTTCGAGAATGAGGGTTGCCGCAAATGAAAAGGCAGAAGCAGAAAAGATATTGCAGATCAAGCGAGCAGAGGGAGAGGCTGAGTCTAAATACCTGTCAGGGCTTGGTATTGCCAGGCAGCGCCAGGCTATTGTGGATGGACTGAGAGACAGCGTGCTTGCTTTTTCTGAGAATGTGCCGGGAACAACAGCTAAGGATGTCCTAGACATGGTGCTTGTGACTCAATACTTCGACACCATGAAGGAAATTGGAGCAACCTCAAAGTCCTCTGCAGTTTTCATCCCGCACGGGCCTGGTGCAGTCAGAGATATCTCGTCGCAGATCCGTGAGGGGCTTCTTCAGGCTGGAAGTGTTGAGCATTAG